The following proteins are co-located in the Vigna unguiculata cultivar IT97K-499-35 chromosome 9, ASM411807v1, whole genome shotgun sequence genome:
- the LOC114163788 gene encoding uncharacterized protein LOC114163788, protein MSTPEAEAEPSSNHIDSLPLVDLRLMSQPELYTLSISAATHRHRRASDNDSVIPKIDRSNFNESAGSRKQTYSKLRLNKRKQNSAVPASSSYHIPEPVDQENSQIISLLQQLFGVEPLRNALRPDRGDAVDRQLFPVHVEFKQPPPVSVAFQNVPIDVIDASNRKRKRGRPRKNDNSVSVFEEETKKVNEEASAVVTVNERGFGMDADGLDYDPFGEELKRRTEGLETEPLLLEFLETLNGEWASQRKKRRIVQASDLGDLLPTGWKIVITLLRRAGRASVVCRRYVSPGGHQFESFKEASAYLLSVSGVQDKGHLKSSCTDDGAQQLSSSMNMASESSVSHVPAGATKTDANANYLSLAGASIHSGQENQLPISLSIESGNFNSDLPLGCKSGDASDDFGGFDRQTEDKKLLEADKNDGSSVQGCSHVNDIVCNVGSEKLVGAIESTEAACNLYIPLVFSTPFSNNNSDNGQISEDINAATCIKGGISNFASQDKNSGCPETVPCGVDNNGLGLSVKLVEENTQKISFDSSTLAPNSEVNIFAAKSLEDRHLISSQEDMEIADDKVINDDKQLIVCGTDQAEFKDVFSDVKLQSSSEGFSLVTSHCELKHASLSNMDRTQTSELKDSAEENIFDSDLFSSSIDERTCVHSGYISNVSFSSCTQDAVEYGGFDFSSDLKLTKDVSDNHILSNEDAVTRCLQERSSLNDQSSMMDNLLHRSSQSNLFSLTANQHPSAFHDNVNICDGTFDALKGVDAGYMEPQLGIVSCSNIAVDAYTSASIMQGNSQGCVSVPLGGSILNFEKKSDDGVNKASKPCLSEKAQNEVEIFQTDSMGLPKFL, encoded by the exons ATGTCGACGCCGGAAGCGGAAGCGGAACCCTCCTCCAATCACATTGACTCTCTTCCGTTAGTTGACCTCCGCCTCATGTCTCAGCCCGAACTCTATACCCTCTCCATCTCTGCCGCCACTCACCGCCACCGCCGAGCCAGCGACAACGATTCCGTCATTCCCAAAATCGACCGTTCCAATTTCAACGAATCCGCGGGCAGCCGCAAACAGACCTACTCCAAACTACGTCTCAACAAGCGCAAACAAAATTCTGCGGTTCCCGCCTCCTCCTCTTACCACATTCCGGAGCCCGTGGACCAAGAAAACTCCCAAATTATCTCTCTGCTGCAGCAACTCTTTGGCGTCGAGCCTCTCCGCAACGCGCTGCGCCCTGACCGCGGTGATGCGGTGGACCGTCAACTGTTTCCAGTCCATGTTGAGTTCAAACAACCGCCTCCGGTGTCCGTGGCGTTTCAGAACGTTCCGATTGACGTTATTGATGCTTCTAATAGGAAGAGGAAACGCGGGCGGCCGAGGAAGAACGATAATTCGGTATCGGTTTTCGAGGAGGAGACCAAGAAGGTTAACGAAGAGGCCAGCGCAGTGGTCACGGTCAACGAGAGGGGATTTGGTATGGACGCTGATGGTTTGGATTATGATCCGTTTGGGGAGGAGTTGAAGAGAAGAACCGAAGGGTTGGAGACGGAGCCGCTGCTGTTGGAATTTTTGGAGACTCTGAATGGAGAGTGGGCGAGTCAGAGGAAGAAGAGGCGGATTGTCCAGGCCAGTGATCTTGGCGACTTGTTGCCAACCGGATGGAAGATAGTTATTACCCTTTTGAGGAGGGCAGGTCGTGCTTCTGTTGTTTGTCGCCGTTACGTAAG TCCTGGTGGGCACCAGTTTGAGTCTTTTAAAGAAGCTTCTGCGTACTTGCTTTCTGTTTCTGGTGTTCAAGATAAGGGCCATTTAAAATCTAGTTGTACTGATGATGGTGCTCAGCAATTGTCCAGTAGTATGAACATGGCATCTGAAAGT AGTGTTAGTCATGTCCCTGCCGGAGCCACGAAGACTGATGCCAATGCAAATTATTTGTCATTAGCTGGTGCATCTATTCACAGTGGTCAAGAGAATCAGCTCCCAATATCATTATCAATTGAGAGTGGAAATTTCAACAGTGATCTACCTTTGGGTTGTAAATCAGGAGATGCTAGTGATGACTTTGGAGGCTTTGACCGTCAAACGGAAGATAAAAAACTGTTGGAGGCTGATAAGAATGATGGAAGTTCAGTTCAGGGATGTTCTCACGTGAATGATATAGTTTGTAATGTAGGAAGTGAGAAGTTGGTTGGTGCTATTGAGTCTACTGAGGCTGCATGCAATCTTTATATTCCTTTAGTTTTCTCAACGCCCTTCTCCAATAATAATAGTGACAATGGTCAAATTTCAGAGGATATAAATGCTGCGACATGCATAAAAGGGGGCATTAGTAATTTTGCTAGTCAGGATAAAAATAGTGGGTGCCCTGAAACTGTTCCCTGTGGAGTTGACAACAATGGGCTTGGGCTTTCTGTGAAATTAGTAGAAGAGAACACTCAAAAAATAAGTTTTGATAGCAGCACACTGGCTCCAAATTCTGAGGTGAATATATTTGCTGCTAAAAGTTTAGAGGATAGACATCTTATTAGTTCACAGGAGGATATGGAGATTGCAGATGATAAGGTCATTAATGATGACAAACAACTAATTGTGTGTGGCACAGACCAGGCTGAATTTAAAGATGTTTTTTCTGATGTTAAACTGCAGAGTAGTTCTGAGGGTTTTTCACTTGTCACATCTCATTGTGAACTTAAACATGCATCTCTAAGTAATATGGACAGGACACAGACTTCCGAGTTGAAGGACTCTGCTgaggaaaatatttttgacaGTGATCTATTTAGCTCATCTATTGATGAAAGAACATGTGTTCACAGTGGCTACATTAGTAATGTTTCTTTTAGCTCTTGCACACAAGATGCAGTTGAGTATGGTGGATTTGATTTTTCTTCTGATCTTAAATTAACTAAGGATGTTAGTGATAATCATATTCTTTCTAATGAGGATGCCGTGACAAGATGTTTACAGGAGAGAAGTTCCTTGAATGACCAAAGTAGCATGATGGACAATCTTTTGCATCGTAGTTCTCAAAGTAACTTATTTTCTCTAACAGCTAATCAGCACCCTTCTGCTTTTCATGATAATGTGAATATCTGTGATGGAACCTTTGATGCACTCAAAGGTGTTGATGCTGGATACATGGAGCCTCAATTGGGCATTGTTTCTTGCAGCAATATTGCTGTAGATGCGTATACTAGTGCAAGCATTATGCAGGGAAACTCACAAGGATGTGTGTCTGTTCCTCTTGGTGGAAGTATATTAAACTTTGAGAAGAAAAGTGATGATGGTGTTAATAAAGCAAGTAAGCCTTGCTTATCAGAAAAGGCTCAGAATGAAGTTGAAATATTCCAAACTGACTCTATGGGTCTACCCAAATTTCTTTAG